The DNA window GTAAAGATGGCAATGGATATCTATTATCCGCGTACCCGCGGATACCCGACCCGACGGGTGCGGATATGGATATCAGTCTTCACCCGCGGGTGCGAGTACGGATTTGATTACATATCCGCGGGTAAAATCAAAACGGGCACGAAAAAATCATATCCATACCCGAAACCCGTGGGTATATAAGCAATGGCCCAAGGCCCAATTAAGAGCTAACCCTAAAGCCCAGCCGGCAGCCTCCCACTCCCTGCCGCCTCCCACTCCCTCTGCCGCCTCCCAATACAGCCGTGGGCGCGTGGCCTTCGCCCAACCGAGAGTCACAGCCTCCCGATCCACGTGCCTCCGCTGCCTCCCGGTCCCGCTCCCGCACGGGCCGCCCCTCCTCCAGGCGCCGGCCGTCGCCCCTCCACTAGGCGCcgacctccgcccctcctccagGCGCCGGCACGGACCTCCTCCGTTGCCTCCCGGTCCAAGCGCCTCCGCTGCCTCCCGCTCCCGCACGGGCCGTCCCTCCTCCAGGCGCCGGCCGTTGCCCCTCCACTAGGCGCcgaccgccgcccctcctccaggcggcgctgaccgccgcccctcctccagGCGCCGGCACGGACCTCCACTCCTCCAGACGctggccgccgcccctcaccgcccCTCCTCCAGGCGCCGGCACGGGCCACCCCTCCTCTAGATCCGTCGTCCCCATGCCCATCGGCACGGAACGGATTTACCCGCGGGTAACGGATATGGGCACGGTTCTGTACCTGAGGCGGTTATCGGGTATGGTTTCGAGTACCGGTTATAGCTCGCGGGTACGGGTGTCCAGAGATGGTATCCGCGGATAgtttacccgttgccatctttaCCACCCGGGCACCCTGCTAGCTCCGCCACTTCAGCAGCAGTAGCGAGGTAAATCTATTGTTGCTTAATATTTGGCACCGGATCCTTGCCCCGCTCCTACCTTTTATAGCACCGCATGGAGTTAGCATTGCTTGCTGCAGTGTGCAAAGTGGTGTCTAAATTCTCTCTCCCCTCTTCAAGCATCAGTGCATCACTCTAGCAACACATTGTGGAGGGCTTTAGTACAATCGATAACACTCTCCCCCATTAGTTTTCAGCGGGTGGTGTTTAACATTTCCAAATCCTAATAACCAAATATTATAAAGAAAAGGGGGAAGTGTATGTTACATGGTTGTGGAGGTAATAAGCATTAGAAGAGAAGAAATAGTTCCGCGGAAGTTAAACTGTAGTTCAACTAAGCCACGAACCTATTTATTATTCACGAAAGCGAAGTTGTGTTCATATATGGTACAAGGCATACAAGCTGCCAAGCTCGGGGACCCTCCTCGCGAACGGCCCCCCAGCAGCGTGAGGTCCTGAGCGGGCACTGTGAGGCCACGACGTGCTCCAGCTCCCTCGCCCCGAGGTGGTCGCAGGAGATCCTCAGGTCGCGAACGTGCCGGCGGCGGGAGCTGCAGGCCGTGGTGCGGGAGGAGCGCTGCAAGCCGCTGAAGGAGGTCGAGCTGCCGGTCTGCGCGTGCCCCAGGTCGACATGTTCGGGCACGCTAATCCACGGCAACGTGCACACGAACACGAGGTTGAGGTCGCCCGCGAGGCGCTCGGAGGCGAAGCGCAGCCAGGGGGCGAAGCGGTCGGCGACGTTGTAGCACGGGGGCTCGTTCACGATGGAGATCTCCACGTGGCCGAGCGTCGGGGCGGCGTCGATGGCGTCGTAGAATCCAGAGGCGCGGCGCCTGGTTGCTGTCCGCTTGCTGAAGGAAAGGGCCGGGAGGTGGGCCCAGACGTGGCGCCAGGGGAGCGAGAGCACGCTGGTGCGAACTGCAGCGGCGAGAGGGccgggaggcggaggaggatgcTGTGGAGGAGGAGATGGTCGGGGAGGCCGCTGATGCGATTTTCGCCGCGGCCGGTGCCCATGGCCTCGTCGTGACTCGAAGTTGGGCCGTCGTTGGGGTCGATTTCTTTCGGAATTCATAGAGATCGCAGGAGGAGGTGCAGACTTAAGGTAAGTAGTAGGTAACAAGCATCCATAACAAAAGTTAAACATTCAGGCTTAATTGTCACAAGACCCATACATAAACCAAAATCAAATGGATTTGCCTTTGATTTATTTCTTCCCCGACTTCATCAGGGTCGGGGCATGTATATACGTATAGCTAGCGCTGGTTTGGCCGCCGTCTCATTTCttcccaggaggaggaggaggataggCGCAGCCGTTGCATCCACACGACACCGTCGCCACCGTGCAGAAGGACACGCCGCAGGACCGCCGGAAGCAGCACGTCGTGAGGCACTCCTGCGGGTTCGTGTTGCGGAGGCAGCACCTGCAGCGCCGGCACGCCGTCGTCGACTCCGTGCCGTTCAGCGcgtcggccgccacctccaGCAGCCGCTCCGGCTTGGGCTCCAGCAGCACgtactccgccgccgccgcgccggcctcgccgccggcggcggcttcttCTTCCCTCGCGGCTGCTACTACTGGTGCTACCCATCGGTCAGCTCGCCACCAAGATTACGAACAAGCAACGTGGAAACCGGACCGATACACATGTATATTTGCCCGTACTGTAGACTGTACAGCATACACATACCTTGGGCTTGGACTTGGACTAGATGGAGCGTGACTGAGAGGAGGGCCAAGAGGACCACGGTGAGAGTGATCGTCGCTCTGTCAGCCATGGAGTTCCTTGTATGGATGGTGAGATGGTTTTTGGGTGTGGCCCAGCTCGCGAGCACTGTATATATACTGTACACTCCTACAAGAGGAAGAACGATCGGAGTCGGAATGCTCATCAGTTCCGGCCTGGAATATAATGTGCGGGGAGGTTACGATGGCGGCTTTCATTCCTTTCGTCCAATAACGCCCCTGTTTAGGAGGACGTATTCATGTGCATTCACTTTTGCAGTTTCCCTTGCTTGCTGTATTCTGGTTCATCGAACAGTTCACAGATTTTATACGAGATGACAGTGTGGTACTTTCTGTCAGCCTTCCATTCTCGATCAGCTTCAGAAAATACACACAGAAATTTAGCGATCCCTCCCTACTCATGACCTGTTGATGAGGCAGCGGATTGGATTCTAGTGATCCAAATTATTATACCTAAACAAAACTGCTTCGAAAAAGATTACACCTAAACGAAATAATAGCTCCCATATCAATCCGACGCATGCTCTCTCGACTCTCGTGCACGGCCGGCCAGTGTCGACTAGTTGCAGCCGCACTTGTCCTGCATGAGGTGGCACTTGCCGGCGGGGTCGCACTggaagccggaggagcaggtgGTTGTCTGGCAGTTGCCCGGGCTCGACTTGGAGCAGCACCGGCACTGCAGGCACAGGGACGACCCCGCCATCGTCCCCGCGCTGCCGGGGAGCGCCACCACCACCTGCTCCGCCGGCGTCCGCACCGGCACCAGGTCGTCCTCCTCCGGTGCCCAGCCTAGACGCATCAGATTATTGGTAGCTTATGAATACGTCACGACCGAAACGGGGAAACAAGAATTTTGATGCTCATATATACCTCGGGCTTGCGCGGTTGCcaggaggaggacggcggcgacgagggaGGCGATCTTGAGGCTAGGCGCCATGGCTGATCGATCTGCTGAGGTTGGGAAGAACAGGACTGCAGGAGCAAATGGTGTTTCACTCCCTTGTGATTTGTTACGCTGTTGGTGAGATTAGTGCTTGGCTCTCGTGTATATATATAGAGGCACAGTAAGTTTTTTATTCCCTGTGACCAGGAATTGAAGCAGCCTTTTAATGTTCTTTGAAGTATATTGTTTTCCTGCTAAAACgggaacggagctagctggcgTCGGATAAGGCGTCTGCTGATCTGTTTTCTGTGTGTGCTTATCTATTGCGCCGAGTTTATTGCCTGCTAACTAAAAGTCTAAAAGTTTATTGCGTGCTTTACTTGATCGCTGGAATTTTATAGGTCCATTCATGACAGGTTATGTGGGTCCTTGCTAAACATATCTGTACCAGTGTAACCAGCCTGTAATTGTAGTTATAGTAAGTTGATATTGTTTCTATTCTGTTGTGGGCATCAGGCTCTACAATATCGCTAATGGGTTTTTACTGGGCTGAATTTGAGGCCTATGAGATAACGCAAAATATACTTTGGGCTACTGCCCAAACACGCTACTAGTGCTCTCATGGGTTTCAATTGAATTGGGCTGGGGCTGCTTGGTGGTGGAGAAGAAAGAGCAGatgggggggagagagagagctgTTGCCGGCGCCCAGCAATCCACGAGAGCCATATACGCGCAGCTGCTCCTCGGATAGCCTTTGGGCTTTCAATTGAACTGGGCCCAGCGATCTATAAACTCGAAAACGACGCAGCAGGTTGGCCCATGGCCCGATACACGCATTCCGAGTCCCCATGGCCATCATAATTCATACCACCCCTTCCTGGCCTCCCCACTCTGAGCTTATTCGGGCCCTTGCTTACGTGCATCCCATTCAACAGCCCTTTTCTAGGATCTTGCCGTGCAACATGTTCCAGCTTTTTCCAAGACCCAATCATTTGAAGATACTCTGTGTCTGTGCGTTCATGTGTATACCCTATGATACACACATCTCTACAGAATCCAAATACTATCTCGAGAAAACGTAGATCACTACAAATCCCATCTCGGCAGGGTAACCAATGGAGACGGCTTGCCCGATCACTAGCAGGTCTAGGCCACCCGACATCCATAGATGGGTTATGAAATATCCGAACCATTTGCACCTCTAATCATCTCTACAATCTCCGCAAGCAAACTTACGTACACGCCCGCCATCGATGGCCAAGTTGTAACCCCAGCTCATGGCACGTGGGCTGTGGCCAGACCCGCGCTCTTCGTTGCAACCAGCCAAAAGCCCCGTCAGCAGCCACGTAAGCTGTCGACTGTGGCTACCGATCAATCAATCCTCGTAGCATGGCGGGATTGAATGCGTCCAAACCGATCTCGATGGAGGCGAAATGACCATCTCCCGGCCCGCACGCAAGAGCACGAGGGTGGGCCCGCGCAGCGCGAACCGTGCAATCCAAGGGGATGGTCATCGCCATGCAATACGATGCTTAATGTCATCGCCAAGCCGGTGATGATTACACGAAGCTAGCTGTAGCCTTGCGTTGGGTCTAGCCGTGGCCGGGCTGAGCAATCCAAGGGGAGATCTTTCTCCTAGCTCCCTGATGCAGggatttttgttttttttccaaaaaaaaaaaccgcCATGAATGGAGCAGCCCGGCGTGAGAGGACTGCTCGTCCATGCACTCATCCGTCGTGGTCAGAGCTCCTGTAGCCCGTGATCGATCGATGGAGGTAGACCAAGCGACCACGTGTAAATTAACTTCCAACGCCCATAACTGCTAGCTGCCGGTGCCCACTCACTCCTCTTCGAAAATCCAAAACGCGAACCCGGGGGGCTCGATTGCATTCGAAAACCGGGCGGAGATCGTCCGAACGTGGTCTGCTGGGAGCAGGATCTATCTTTGTTTCTACCGGCTTGTTTATATATATCGTCAGTGGCTATGGAAAAATATATGCAGAGAGAAGAAGAAGCTGGATGCTGGAGCCGGGGGAAGGTCTTCCACTCCAGCATGGCATGCTGCGACTTGCAGGGGAGCCAGGGCCCAGGCCCAGGGACAACCATgtgggccacggccacggccacgtcCAGTGGCAGCGGTGGGCCACGCGCGGGCTCCAATCCGCACCGTTGGGTTAGCGAGCCTTGTCCTTGTCCCCGCAGGCGTTCGTTCTTCTGCCACCTCCATCGAACATGGGGATCGGTGGCAAAACAACGGAAGGAATGACACACTGCTTGCTCAGTTTGCTCATCCGTCCGATCCTTCTCCCCTATCCAAAGAATCCAGGGACCACTAAACACACCTGGAAATTAGTAAAATTCGATCTCTCAACATCGCCCCTACTATTTATCGCGCGTGAAGTTCTCCATCCTCTTTGGCACCAACAAAGATTGTCACCAGAACAGCATCTGTTTCGGACAGTGAAGTGCCTGCCCATCTTTGCTCTGCACAAAACGGATCTGGAAGCCACGTGGCCAAAACGGCGGGCGAGGCGAGACGAGGGAGCGACCGGGCCCATCTCTACGGACAGAACGGTCCTGTAGCTGAAACTTCCACGCCGGAACGGCCAAGGCGACCAAGGCGATCTGGTCACGTGCACGTAATGCGCGCAAGGCCGGCCGGCCCCACGCCTAAACTAACTAAGGCTGCTGTACAGGAGGCGCGACAAAGCGGCGGGCCGCCCCGGTTGGCGTGTGAGCCGTGAGCGTGACCCAACCCTCCGATGTGCAGCCACCGGAAGGAGGAGCTGGAAAACCCAACCCTGCATTCGGTAGTGATTTCCCCGCATTTTAGCATGTACGATGATTTTTACTGTCCAAATCCCGCCTGCGCTCTGCTAGTGTCAGCTGAAGCCTAGAAGCAATAGGCCGAGCATCATGCAGGTTAATCAGGGTTACCAAGACATCATCCCCAAAAGCAGCGGAAAACGTGATGCCTCTTTCTCTTTGGAAAAAAAGGGGTGCAAATGCAATGATCCAGTTGTACATTTGGTGGAGCATGGCGACTGTCTGTCCTAGAGGCATTAAACTGATGAAGATGGGTTAGTCACGAGGGCATGCCACGCCGCCAGCAAACTTACCCAAGAAAACACTAGTTTTCTTCACAGTGGTACGAAGTGATCGAGTACTAGAGCTGCTGCATATTGATATTGCAGAAGACGGCTCATCAAAATATTAACCTTCCATTAGGTCAGCAAATTAATTAGTTACTTTTAGAGAGAGAAAAATTCTATGACCTCTGTAGTCCCATTTATGGAGCAGGCAAACAAGTACCTAGATTCGAGCATGTCTGATGATCGATCGACAGCAACCTCTGCCGACCAAGCAAACGTCCAATCACCTCAGACGGTTAAATTTAAAGAGAGCATCTTTGCAAAGACGGTGCAAGGGCAACATTATGCTGCCGTCATGTTTGACAAACCGGCGCTCAACTAACTTTCCATGCAACTACTAGTCACCAAACCTTCCTACGTAAGTGACATATCTTGAATAATGAACATGCAAGTAGCTGCTGACAAGTGGCCTCACATCGCGGTGCTTTCATGCAGAATTTGATCAGTTtttaattttaaacttttgTAATAACTTAGAGTATGACAAACCCGATGCCCGCATGCATCCAACACTTCCACAGATTCAATAcgtgttgctcttgttactatTCAATGgtttttttctttaaaaaaaacaaTCTGAAGCGCGCTAGAATTAACTAGTGTGGTGGATGAAGAATCTAGGTTACAAAGTAGCTTTTGTTGCTTTTTTGGCTTAGTTAACAAAAGGAAATGTTTATGAAAGTATAAAAATGCACCACCCACCTGCTACTGCTAATCTAACCGTTCGTGTGGACACATACCCAAATGGACCATCATCAGGAGTTCAGGACCCAACAACCCCATATGGCTAGAATACGCAAGGGGCACAATCTAGCCTTCCCCAGTTAATTGGCAAGTCATCTCTCACATATGATGACATGGACCATAAACTTGTGCTCCTACCTCACAATGGTAGCTAACTAAGGGGAGGGTCTGGGATACATCTACGAGATGGCGATGCCCGTCTATTGCGACGATAATGTTGGCTCTATGGATCATCAAAAGGGTAGCTAACTCGCAGCGCCGCGCTTTTTCTTTTCGTTCTAACAACTCTAGGGAGACTATTATTTACAGAACCAAGCCATGCCTTTTGGATTTGGGTAAGGATGGATCTTGGATTCTCATTAGGTTAGGCATTAGCTAGCGCAGATTAACCTGATGAGGCATGCATGGTATGATGATGGGGAGTGGCTAAAGGAACCTTGACTAAACTACTGATCGAATTCGTTTCGTGGAGCTCAATGATTGATGTCCAAAGCGTATCATTAGCCATTAGGGAAGCTTGAGCCCAGAGGCAGTTTGTTCTCACATGAGGATGGGTCCCACGCCACCTGTCCAAAGCCGCTCCGTGCACCTGTCACCTCCTCCAACCCCATAACACCGACACGCGGGTCCGAACGTACGATGCCACATCCTCGTGTACCCCACATGTCATTGGCCATATAGGGATCTGCGTGGGACAAATCGTTGGTACGTGTAGCGGCGCCCGGGCCGTATTAGCAGGCAGCTACGAGTAATTCAATCAATGGAAAAGGCCAATGCTTGGCGCTGTGAGCCAGCCGTAAACCCCCTCTTGCCTAGCGTGTGGTAGCGCTAGTACCCGTACCGCTGCCACTTGTGCAGTGGTTAACTAACTTAACCCCAGCCAGGGCCagggctggctggctggctggtcGGTCAGGTTAGGTTGCTTGCTCTCTCCCTACTGATTTAGGCAAACTAATCAATTGAGTAAGACCAATCGATCGGTAGATTAATCCCAAAGCGTCCCGGCTTTGTGCATTAGGCAATTGTTTATTTGGCCATTGGGCTAGAATGGTTTGCTAATCGGCTTGGCATCTTGTGTTGTGTAGGGGGCGTCGCTTAATTGGATGGCTTCGTCGATCGGGcggtagctagctagcttgcaGTGGCAGCGCGTGCCTGGCTCCCTGGCTGTTTGCCGGCCAGTGGAAGGTTCTTGCGTCGTCAGACACGGGATCAGATGGAGGATTCGGAGCACGTTGTTCACTTGTTCTAATGTATTGGCATGCTACAAGAGTATAATGCCGTAGCCTAAACTAACCATCATGTGACCTTGATGGCCTCTAGtttctctcctcctccccctgctgCTGTCATATTCTTGATGCAAGTTTATTTTTTGGACTTTGGATTTCATCAGTGTTTTGGAAATGGTACAGCcaaagcaagagagagagaaaaaatagCAGAAAAAGATAAGTATCAATGAAACCGCGCATTTGCTGACACTTATATTTGTGGTACGGGTTGGACGAGAAGGACATGTTGATCATACTTGGGTTTATTTCCGTCTAGACCGACCTTCTGGAAGGAAGAACGCCAACACAAAGTTTACATCAACAAATAGTACGAGAGAGGTGGTTgattaaataaaacttgactcGATCAAATAATAAACACGGAGGCGATCGGTATACGTCCCCAGCGCATAAGAAGGGTTGTAAACCATCGAAGATTAGCTGTTAAGTACTAGTCGCCAGTACGAGATTAATGATTGGAAAGCCAAGCTTTTTGTCCACGACATGCAGCCTTAATCATCTTGTTTATGGTAGGACGTAGGAGCTGTAACGTTGTACCACAGCATACTACAAGCAACAAAAGCAATCAATTCAGCATGTCGTCCCCAGACCACCATCTTGGCAACTCCACTACTACC is part of the Panicum hallii strain FIL2 chromosome 2, PHallii_v3.1, whole genome shotgun sequence genome and encodes:
- the LOC112881259 gene encoding uncharacterized protein LOC112881259, which encodes MAPSLKIASLVAAVLLLATAQARGWAPEEDDLVPVRTPAEQVVVALPGSAGTMAGSSLCLQCRCCSKSSPGNCQTTTCSSGFQCDPAGKCHLMQDKCGCN